The following are encoded in a window of Primulina eburnea isolate SZY01 chromosome 4, ASM2296580v1, whole genome shotgun sequence genomic DNA:
- the LOC140830140 gene encoding uncharacterized protein — MVKPGSVVPEKIRESTRFYPYFKNCIGAIDGTHIPATVFGHDTNSYRNRHGTISQNVLAACNFDLEFIYVLSGWEGSAHDSNILTDALSRNNGLKVPQENQVPQPSSEQVYKDNNFDQIFDTQEQQRANANAWRDTISNQMWSDSVDSSI; from the exons ATGGTCAAACCTGGATCTGTAGTTCCAGAAAAAATAAGAGAGAGTACAAgattttatccttattttaaa AATTGCATTGGGGCTATTGATGGCACTCATATTCCAGCAACAGTGTTCGGGCATGATACTAACAGTTATCGTAATCGTCATGGGACAATTTCTCAAAATGTTTTAGCAGCTTGTAACTTTGATTTAGAATTTATTTACGTGCTCAGTGGGTGGGAGGGATCTGCCCATGATTCAAACATATTGACAGatgctttatcaagaaataacGGGCTTAAAGTGCCACAAG AGAATCAAGTTCCACAACCTTCATCAGAACAAGTTTATAAAGATAACAACTTTGATCAAATATTTGACACTCAAGAACAACAACGAGCAAATGCAAATGCATGGAGGGatactatatcaaatcaaatgtgGAGTGAC